atttacatataaacCAGGCGCATACACGTACTTAtctatacatactatatataaaaatgaatatgtgTCTACTTCGCTACTTATAGCCCCCGCTTCTCACTCTCtgattgtgtgcgtgtgtgagtgtgtgtgtgtgtatttttaaatttgttttggctttaCGCCAGCAACACGCAAATAATTGGTAAGCATTTTGCCATTGTGTAGCGCATCCGTTGGGCGAACTGCCAAAAACTGTTACCAATAACTGTCTTCAGCCTCTGCCAAAAGCACCAGAGTTAAGCCACCGCTCTCTTGGAGCCAGGCGTGGACAGAGATCAAACAATTGCGACACGTTCAAGATGCCTCcacataataaattattcgATATGTTGTGAGGTTTTTAAAGCGTGCTACAttacaattaacaaattatattgataGCTTGATTTACTCAAcgttttaattacaaaatattgcagGTCAAATGCCCCGAGTGCCGTGCCGAACATCGCATACCCTACAATGGAGTGCAGGCCTTTCCCACCAACGTTACGCTTCAGCGTTTTCTGGAGCTGCATATTGAAATTACCGGCGAGTTACCGGATCCCACCTCAGGTGAGTTTGCTGCCCACTTTCCTCCCCCTCGCAGGCCATTGCAAGTGGAATCATCAGTCATTCTAcaaaactaaatgaatattCATTGGCAAAGATAAACACAGCGTTTGAATGGAATtttgttattgcattttaagtagagctgaaaaattgaaaactgtaTCTGACATTTTGTCTATCCAAATGtattctcactctctctctttctcactctctcgcccGCTCGGTGTGTTTGCCTAACTGTCCATCAGGCcaactgtctgtctctctgtctgtctgcccgtCTGACTGTTTGGTTATCCTTTTGACGGCATCGTGTATGAAATTGCTGTGCAAAAGGCCATGAAAGatgaaattgcaattggcaTTTGCACATTGAAAATGGATTTTCATAGCGTTttgtttgcataaaatatttttaatatatcatatattgtTAAAGGCATTTTGTGCATTGTGATAATTGCAACTTTTTGGCCCGGCACAAAAGtcgacaacacaaaaaaacaaagtagatattaatacatttttgctttgcaacaaattttgcgttactttaattaaattctccAGCAAAAAAAGATACACAAAGGAAttaaaaacaccaaaaaaacaaaaagggcataaaaagcaaaaagcaaatgccaTTGCCATAATATTTGGTTTCCAATTAAAAATCGactgctttgtgtgtgttttgtcgCCGTATGCCTTGCTCCCTTTGCTCCCCCCTTTTCTGGTCATGCTGTTAGCAATTAAAACTAAGCAAAACGTAAATTGATTTTGGTTCATTTTGTGTGGTGTCTCGCTCACTGTGTTTGAATAATTTACATTGCGGCGCATATTGAGGATCAGGTTGTAACCATGACTATGCAAATAACTTGAAAGTTGATAGTCgaagcaaattgcaaatgacaATCACAACGTCAACGACAAcgtcaacgacaacgacaatgagAACGACACTCATCAGTAAATGCAAATAGTAGCTGTTAGCAGCACAGTTTTGAGTGTTGAGTGTGCTGTGTGCTGAGTGCTGAGTGTATTCGCAATCAGTATCAAACAGTTAATAAGCAGACAAAGCAAgtatttttgacaattttctgCAATTGCTATGCAAATGTCTGTATTATAGACAATGAGCgaaagttgctgttgctcctgctgctacTGGGCAAATCCTTTCAAGCCGCCGCATGTTATGGATAACTGGATGCCATGATACAAGGACTCGCAATCTCATGTAGTATTTGCAAATTCACTTTTCCATATGATTACACAAGAAAATACAGCCAACTATTGGCGCAGCACAGTCaacatagcatacttttcagggTGTAGCAAGTTTATTGTCAAGCACAGAACAGCAGAGCACAGCAGAGATTGCAGAGCAGAGGCGAGTTCATCAGACAAGGGAAAGAGTTGGCAGCAATAGTGGGAGAGGGTGATGGGGGCAGCAATTCATGCAGAAAAGTTTActctgtgactgtgactgtgattCCAACTGCACATTGTTGTCAGTGCGGGCGATGGGCGGTGGGAAGGGTGAACGAAGGCGACTGCTCgttatttgcatttggcagACCCAAGACATCGGCATGTCCTGGCAGGATGTGCCTGCCAACGACACATAAACATCTAGAACACATAGAATAACGCTTAGGTGCAGTTGATTTCTTGCATTTGGCGACACTCTTGAAATCGCATTAGTTCCCTCCATTCCCTCCCCTCCTCGCTCACTCAGCCAGCGAATGATTCCTGTTGCTGTGTTATGCGTTTTGTAaacgcagttgcagttgcagttgctgctgcagctgcagtagCTGCTGCCAACACTGCAAAATTGATGGCTTAGCGGCCTGTCAACGGGCCCCCGCCGTTGGCATTTGATTGCACAGTTTTACGTTTTACACAGTGAGTGTGACAAGTCAGCGCACGGTTAACATGACTTTGACTTTTTCCTGGTTATTTGGCAATGCTAAACAAGCCGAAAAGGAATGCCAATTGATTGCACGTTCTCTGGAATggcaattgccaaaaattgcCATAGCCACATAGACAGCTTGTTGGCTGGCACTGTTTGGCTGCCATTGCACTGCCTGACAGTTGTTTGTGGCCACAGGGAACGttttgggattgggattgggatttgACGCGCTATGTGCATATTGGACACTTGGCAAAAGCAATTTTGTTGTAGTATCAATTTTGGAATGCGTGGCAATCGTTTTCATTTCAACAGTTTCACtttagcaacattttttgtacTCAATTGttagtgttttatttatattgctcTTTATTAAAATCTATGTTTTGGGTTGCTACTGTTTCGAGTGAAAAagatgcaaattttatttagacTCGAGCTTAAACTAATCTGTTTTATGTTCACTGTTTcggtgttttattttatgtgacaaattagttaaatggtaaaataaaattttattttttattagatttgCTTTCAAATCATGCGTTTACAATCttgaattatttcaaaatagcgttatattttaattttttatgtttcattCCAACTCTCTTTGAAAAcgatatatattcataatgtTAGCTCAGTTTGCTCTATTTTTCCACTGTTCTGTAGTTTGTTTCAACTGCTCCTTGCAATTCAATCAGTCTAATTTTAACTCCTTTTCAAGTTTTTATTCAAAGAACTCTGTTTCATTTTCACTGTTCGCCATTTCATTCGTCAATGCAATTCCTGAATGATTTAATAAAACCCCCTTGTTTAATGTTCTACTCCAATTGTAGGTCAAATCATGGAGCGCTGCGGCGTTTGCTCCGAGAAGGCCTATCTCTCACACTGTGCTCACTGCGAGAAGAAGATCTGCGAGGACTGCAAGAGCGCCCACATGGACATACTGCGCCGAGAGATTACCCGCTTCAACTCACAGGTGAACAGCCATTGATATACGATACTCTTTTCTCTTATGCTAATAAATTGTTTCACTGACAGATTCGTCGCAGTTTGCATCGGCTGCAGGACTCGTTGGCCATCATCGAAAAGAACACGATGAGTCTCCAGACAAACGCGATAAGCGTGACAGAGGAAATCGACGAGATATATAGACGAATCACCAAGGCCATCAAGGATAGATCCGATCAGCTGAAAGGTGAGATCGATCGTTATTTGGCCGTGGAGTTGCGCAATCTGATGACGCTCAAGGAGAACTTGGACCTGGAGATAACCAACATCACCAGCAACTGTGACATCGTGGACAAATACATGAACGAGACCGTCGAATGGGATGACTGTGAACTGATGGACACCAAGGAGATCTTCTTGAAGACCGTCGAGTTTCTCCGGCACTTTGAGTACGAGAACAACGACTACAGTCGCCGTGTGCGCTTCCTCGTCTCCATCGATCCCAACCAGCTGGTCATGAATTTGGCCACTTTTGGTGATCTCAACATAGCGCCACACTCAACGCCCGGCGGCTCCGTGAGCAGCTCACATCTGGCACCGCCAACCACCTTGCAACCCGGTTTGATGCGCTCCAAGAGTGATCATCGCCTGGCCACACAGTTCCGTCAACAGGAGGAACGTGGTGGCTACAACGATGAGCCCGTGCTGGGCGGACGCAAGTTCGGTGAGCGTCCACAGCGCATTGCCaaagataacaacaacagcgatcGCTATGGCGATCGTTACGGACGCTCTGAGTACGATTACGACAACGACTACGAGAACGAGCCGGCAAGTCGTGCTGGCAAATCGTCACGTTTCCGTTCGCGCTTTGTGCGTTCCCATCAGAATGAGGACTCGGACagcgagcagcaacagcagcagcgccagcagGAGATCGAGAAGCGCAAGGACCGTGTGCTTGACAGCGAGGATGTGTCGCGCGGTCAGCTGAGTGGCATCATTCGTCTCAGCGACTGCTCACGCGTTGTCCAGCGACTCGCGGACATTGGCaaggagaagaaggagaagaagtcCGATGCCGCAGTTGCAGCTCAAGCTGCCGTTCAAGCAGCCATCCAGGCCCAGAAGGCAGCGatgcagcgacagcagcaaaagaatcAACAATCCGCCGCAGCCCCCGACGAGGATGAGTTGGCGCGTCAAAAGCGCAAGACTGCCGCATCGAGTGGTGCGGCAAGCTCAACGGCAACGGACTCCAGCAACGAGCAGCGTCCCAACACGGAGCGTGTGACGGCACTGAAGCGTGGCGGACAGGGAGGCAGCGAGGAGAGTGATGGCGGCAGCAGTAACCAGCAGGCGGCGGCCTCTCCAGTGCGTAGTGCGGCGACGACAGCACGAGCCGAGGTAAGTGTGAGTGGGgcaaatgaagaagaagaagaagaggaggaagaagaTGCCGATGCGGCCAGTGACAgtggcagcgacagcagcgagACTGAGAGCGAGACTGGAAGTGAGAGTGAGGCAGAGCAGGAGCAGAAAGTCGAAGAGGAGCAACAAGTCGAAGAGGAGCAGCGAAtcgaagagcagcagcagccagagacAAAGCAACAGACAGACTTTTTAACGGTGCCCACGGTAGGGGAAGATGATGGTGACTCTTCCTCCGAGTATGAATACATCGAGGTGACAGCCAGTGAAAGTGAGGAGAGCGATGAGCGGGCTGAGCGAGAGCCGCCTGTGATTAATGTGGTGCCACCAGAGACAGAGCTTGTGGAGAAGGCGGATGAGCATGAGCAAGAGCTCATTAGCGATAGTCATAAGGAGGAGCCAGAGAGATCAGCTGAGGCGATTGTCATAGCTGAAGAGGATGAGGAAGATGAGTATACAGAGGAGGAAATCGAGGTGACCGACGACGAAACGGACTTGGACTCTGAGCACACAGCTGAGGGTGAGGCTCAAGCTCCGATTGTAGAGGAGCCAGAggaagatgatgatgaggaggagTATGAAACGGATGAGGATTAGtttcaatcagtcagtcagttagtcagtcagtcagtcagtcagtcagcgcAGCTTGTTGTCTGTAAGCTGCCACGTGTCACGAAGCTGCTGCACAGTATTCTGTTGTTtgtgttacgtatacgccatgtttGCCAACTGTGTTTTTgtccaaaacaaaacaaaataaaacaaaactcttCTTTATTTGTGTTCACTTTTCACACTTCCCCCTGCTCCGTAAGTCTGTaacgaaacaaaagcaaaaaattacTTACTGTTAACCGTTAACTATTTACCAATTTACCTGTTACCCTGTTACCTGTTGACCTGTTCACCTGTTTATACCTTTTACCTTCTTACTCTGCGCcctaacaaatattttgttttatgtgtaCGTTAAGTTTcattcgtttatttatttatttcacgTTCCGTTCCGTTTTTTTGTCTTGTGAGCgcctttcattttattttaatgctgtTTTGGGTCCAACcttttcaacaacaacaataataataataatataaaaaacctAATCGACTAATGGCCGTAAATGCACTCCGGCATAACAGAATATTCAATACACTACTTGCAAAGCGAAGagttcattattattgttcttaAAAAAAGTGACGACCCAAAGCAGGGACATCAGAAATTATGAATTGTACAAAATTTTGTAGGCATACTCGTAATCGTAACCATTTTTTATTCATCATACATACTAGTAATTTAACATCTATTACCTTGTCGTTTTATGCTTAGTTAGAGACTGCAAAAAGttacaaataaaacgaaattttATATGtgaaaatcaaacaaaaaacaacaaaaccaaagtGACTTGAAGATAAACTTTCTATGTCTATGTCTATCTgtatctctttctttctttctatttcattgtttttgcaAGTGGACAAACGATGTGGTAGTGATGTTAATTTGCTTAAACCTTACTAAATATCTCTATTCGATTTTGGCCAACACCAGAACCAGCTAAATAAACCGCCAAAACGCCAAGCGAAAGCCCGAATCTCATTTATCTTTgccttttccttttctttgtatgtttttttcgttgtattttttatttcattgtcaCAAATTTCTGATGTCCgctgtatatatatttgttgtgcgtatgcgtctgtgtgtgtgtgtgattgtgagTGGGTGTCTCTGTCACTCTCTGCCCTTCATCTCTTTCGCACAATGTTTTTTGCCCGTGCACTACATTGTCGCTGCTACACAAAGCGCAGTTCAATGGGAACATTTCAATCATGTCTGTCAGCGTTGCTGCTTCCTGTTGGTATGTGTGTATTagtattagtgtgtgtgtgtgacataTGCGCACTCGTTGCATATTTGTCTTGTTTTGTTATCCaagtatttttggcatttttaaatgtgcagactgcgcacacacacaaaaaggtCGCTCGATACCTTCCGGAAATATCGATGGCCACAAATAACGGCAAATTGATGAACTCATTTTCTAAGGGATATGAAAATggttatttttagttatttaaatgaattcatgCAAATGTTACGAGTCACTCTCGGCAAAAACTATGTCAGCGTTTGGCGGCGGCGTGCGTCATATTTTGTGTTCTATGGCTGAGTTTGACAAATGCCAGGCGTCCCGCAACGCATCCTCCCACGCACACATAACacacccccacacacacatcgttGTCAATTGCAAATGTCCAGAACAATATCCTGAATCCTTGTCCATATGCATAGTCATTGCCACAGTCATCATCCATACGCATATCGGTATCTTTCTCTCTACTTTTGCATTTCGTTACGTTTTGCTCGCTTgcaacccaacaacaacaacaacaacaacaacaacatcaacaacaactaacagGCTGACAGCGCCACAGACTCTGATGCAACTCCTACTCCTACCCAACAGTCCAAACCGGCCGTCTCCGCCCAGGTGGCAGCGGTAAAGAAGACCCAACGCTccggcagcagcgacagcagcgcCTCCACCGAAAGCTCTGCCAGCTCAGCggccgcagcggcagcagcagctgccagtGCAGCGcccagcagcagtagcagtgCACAACAGAAGGCAGCGAGCACAGCGCGTTACTCGACGACACGCGAGTCAACAGCtgcggcgacagcgacgcccGAGAAGAAACCGTTTGTAAGTCGCTTCTTGCCGCAGCACAGCACGCCGGCAACTACGACGAACGGTGCAGACAGCAAGAAAAAGGCCGCCGAGTCCGAGTCGAGCACCGAGGAGGAGACAAGCTCCGAATCGGAGTCCGAGTCGGAGGCGGAGAGCAAGCCCAAGACGAGTGcggcaaccagcagcagcagtgccACCAAATCGACGCCCAGCAGTGCAGCCAGctcgacaacagcagccaccacATCGGGCAGCTCGTATCGGGATCGCTTGGAGGCACGACGTGCTTCGCGAGACGACACCGCTGCCACATCACGCAGCAGCTATGCCACACCTAGCTCTACTAGCAGCAGCGGTTacggtggcagcagcagcagcagcagcgcgaCACGCACTCGACCTGTGCCTGCTCCGCATCATCTGAGCGAGAACGAGGATCGCtatggcagcggcagcggcagcagcaggtATTTCCATCCGAATTTCCAAGTTTTGCAGTAAAaaagtattcaatatttattcgcTAATCTGTGCATGGcttatgttttaatatttgctattGATTATGGCCTTAAAGtagcaaaataatttatggccACAAACGCACATTCACTCACATTCAAAAGAGgcatgcaaaataaatgaacttATTCTCTTGGGACTTTaacattttacaataattgaaaatatttgcgaaTATGTCTAAAGACATTAATTACTTTTGCAGTTGATTTATGTGACTTTTAaagttgcaatttaattattttgtgtgATTAAATTactcatttaattattaaagtaaataatcgTCATTTACTGCAAAGGGTATTTCATGCTcgcaaattgcatttactcAGTCTctaattgtgttttttatttgctagTTGATAATTGTGGATGCAGTTGCATTAATCAAATTACATTAATGCAAAATACGAGTGATTAATTTAACTTTGCAATTAGTAACATAATATGCtcaagcacaaacacacacacaactactaatatttttgttatttgtacaaacaattgccattaaattgatatgcttaatgaaattaattgatttctaTTTAGTGTTCAATAtgccgttgcagttgccatttctatattgttgttcttgtctATATGTccatatgtttgtatgtgatTTCTCTCTGCTGCAGCTTTGTACTACTGCGTGACATTGGCATTAGCATCGCAGTGGCCATaatattgctcatacgccTCGTGTGGCGTCTAATTGTCAAGTTCATAACCTTTACATAATCGTCGCCAGCgccgccttcgccttcgccacAGCCAAAAAGCCAGCTATAGGTAAACAAGCTCGTAGTCAACGTCTCTCTCCTTACTTTCCCTCAATTCCCCCCTTTGCCGtcgaatatatatttgtatttgaattctCACACTGTTTGCTGTAtctatgtatctgtatctgtgttcGTCTTTGCAGCGCACTGCCCCTTAGCATACCGTACATAAGTAGACCCTACCGGGCCCGCTACCGAAAGCGACTTGCGGATGTTACAcgtcaaattaaataaatagatgcAGAGATGCCCCTCAAAACTCTTTCCCCCATTTTTCCcctcttgtttttatttttttgtgatgttttcatatttg
This is a stretch of genomic DNA from Drosophila albomicans strain 15112-1751.03 chromosome 3, ASM965048v2, whole genome shotgun sequence. It encodes these proteins:
- the LOC117567331 gene encoding RING finger protein nhl-1 isoform X6, whose translation is MEQFEQLLTCCVCLDRYRIPKLLPCQHSFCMEPCMEGLVDYVRRQVKCPECRAEHRIPYNGVQAFPTNVTLQRFLELHIEITGELPDPTSGQIMERCGVCSEKAYLSHCAHCEKKICEDCKSAHMDILRREITRFNSQIRRSLHRLQDSLAIIEKNTMSLQTNAISVTEEIDEIYRRITKAIKDRSDQLKGEIDRYLAVELRNLMTLKENLDLEITNITSNCDIVDKYMNETVEWDDCELMDTKEIFLKTVEFLRHFEYENNDYSRRVRFLVSIDPNQLVMNLATFGDLNIAPHSTPGGSVSSSHLAPPTTLQPGLMRSKSDHRLATQFRQQEERGGYNDEPVLGGRKFGERPQRIAKDNNNSDRYGDRYGRSEYDYDNDYENEPASRAGKSSRFRSRFVRSHQNEDSDSEQQQQQRQQEIEKRKDRVLDSEDVSRGQLSGIIRLSDCSRVVQRLADIGKEKKEKKSDAAVAAQAAVQAAIQAQKAAMQRQQQKNQQSAAAPDEDELARQKRKTAASSGAASSTATDSSNEQRPNTERVTALKRGGQGGSEESDGGSSNQQAAASPVRSAATTARAEADSATDSDATPTPTQQSKPAVSAQVAAVKKTQRSGSSDSSASTESSASSAAAAAAAAASAAPSSSSSAQQKAASTARYSTTRESTAAATATPEKKPFVSRFLPQHSTPATTTNGADSKKKAAESESSTEEETSSESESESEAESKPKTSAATSSSSATKSTPSSAASSTTAATTSGSSYRDRLEARRASRDDTAATSRSSYATPSSTSSSGYGGSSSSSSATRTRPVPAPHHLSENEDRYGSGSGSSSFVLLRDIGISIAVAIILLIRLVWRLIVKFITFT
- the LOC117567331 gene encoding RING finger protein nhl-1 isoform X1; this encodes MEQFEQLLTCCVCLDRYRIPKLLPCQHSFCMEPCMEGLVDYVRRQVKCPECRAEHRIPYNGVQAFPTNVTLQRFLELHIEITGELPDPTSGQIMERCGVCSEKAYLSHCAHCEKKICEDCKSAHMDILRREITRFNSQIRRSLHRLQDSLAIIEKNTMSLQTNAISVTEEIDEIYRRITKAIKDRSDQLKGEIDRYLAVELRNLMTLKENLDLEITNITSNCDIVDKYMNETVEWDDCELMDTKEIFLKTVEFLRHFEYENNDYSRRVRFLVSIDPNQLVMNLATFGDLNIAPHSTPGGSVSSSHLAPPTTLQPGLMRSKSDHRLATQFRQQEERGGYNDEPVLGGRKFGERPQRIAKDNNNSDRYGDRYGRSEYDYDNDYENEPASRAGKSSRFRSRFVRSHQNEDSDSEQQQQQRQQEIEKRKDRVLDSEDVSRGQLSGIIRLSDCSRVVQRLADIGKEKKEKKSDAAVAAQAAVQAAIQAQKAAMQRQQQKNQQSAAAPDEDELARQKRKTAASSGAASSTATDSSNEQRPNTERVTALKRGGQGGSEESDGGSSNQQAAASPVRSAATTARAEADSATDSDATPTPTQQSKPAVSAQVAAVKKTQRSGSSDSSASTESSASSAAAAAAAAASAAPSSSSSAQQKAASTARYSTTRESTAAATATPEKKPFVSRFLPQHSTPATTTNGADSKKKAAESESSTEEETSSESESESEAESKPKTSAATSSSSATKSTPSSAASSTTAATTSGSSYRDRLEARRASRDDTAATSRSSYATPSSTSSSGYGGSSSSSSATRTRPVPAPHHLSENEDRYGSGSGSSSYTSRFLNKSKSSAIVAQPSLSTPTASFDEDANGTGDDSDSRYGTGRSRYLAMKERRTRLARSRSSHQFGNDDDDLDEPVSPTTVSPSAYLASRYSGYGGSDLSRSRSTHALKSRDNSPITDRSVGSSRSGLASTSTDNKDGEALSSWARYLKSKYGNKSSKDAPSSSSSSGVGSSRDSHASGSTGASSSGRSTASDVSRRLSLGLPLRQANELASSDDDGSKNGLGSPTSPTVAAAAGITGVAGTIPKQVYLRKRQQLFQLGGRGSEPGSFTWPRGLAVGPDNSIVVADSSNHRVQVFDSNGIFVKEFGEYGNGEGEFDCLAGVAVNRIGQYIIADRYNHRIQVLDPQGRFLRAFGSQGTADGKFNYPWGVTTDALGFIYVCDKENHRVQVFQSDGSFVGKFGSCGRGEGQLEHPHYIAVSNTNRVIVSDSNNHRIQIFDVNGKVLSTVGGEGSDDGQFKFPRGVAVDDQGYIFVADSGNNRIQIFNPDGSFLKTFGSWGSGDSEFKGLEGVAIMSNGNILVCDRENHRVQVF
- the LOC117567331 gene encoding RING finger protein nhl-1 isoform X4; this encodes MEQFEQLLTCCVCLDRYRIPKLLPCQHSFCMEPCMEGLVDYVRRQVKCPECRAEHRIPYNGVQAFPTNVTLQRFLELHIEITGELPDPTSGQIMERCGVCSEKAYLSHCAHCEKKICEDCKSAHMDILRREITRFNSQIRRSLHRLQDSLAIIEKNTMSLQTNAISVTEEIDEIYRRITKAIKDRSDQLKGEIDRYLAVELRNLMTLKENLDLEITNITSNCDIVDKYMNETVEWDDCELMDTKEIFLKTVEFLRHFEYENNDYSRRVRFLVSIDPNQLVMNLATFGDLNIAPHSTPGGSVSSSHLAPPTTLQPGLMRSKSDHRLATQFRQQEERGGYNDEPVLGGRKFGERPQRIAKDNNNSDRYGDRYGRSEYDYDNDYENEPASRAGKSSRFRSRFVRSHQNEDSDSEQQQQQRQQEIEKRKDRVLDSEDVSRGQLSGIIRLSDCSRVVQRLADIGKEKKEKKSDAAVAAQAAVQAAIQAQKAAMQRQQQKNQQSAAAPDEDELARQKRKTAASSGAASSTATDSSNEQRPNTERVTALKRGGQGGSEESDGGSSNQQAAASPVRSAATTARAEADSATDSDATPTPTQQSKPAVSAQVAAVKKTQRSGSSDSSASTESSASSAAAAAAAAASAAPSSSSSAQQKAASTARYSTTRESTAAATATPEKKPFVSRFLPQHSTPATTTNGADSKKKAAESESSTEEETSSESESESEAESKPKTSAATSSSSATKSTPSSAASSTTAATTSGSSYRDRLEARRASRDDTAATSRSSYATPSSTSSSGYGGSSSSSSATRTRPVPAPHHLSENEDRYGSGSGSSRYSGYGGSDLSRSRSTHALKSRDNSPITDRSVGSSRSGLASTSTDNKDGEALSSWARYLKSKYGNKSSKDAPSSSSSSGVGSSRDSHASGSTGASSSGRSTASDVSRRLSLGLPLRQANELASSDDDGSKNGLGSPTSPTVAAAAGITGVAGTIPKQVYLRKRQQLFQLGGRGSEPGSFTWPRGLAVGPDNSIVVADSSNHRVQVFDSNGIFVKEFGEYGNGEGEFDCLAGVAVNRIGQYIIADRYNHRIQVLDPQGRFLRAFGSQGTADGKFNYPWGVTTDALGFIYVCDKENHRVQVFQSDGSFVGKFGSCGRGEGQLEHPHYIAVSNTNRVIVSDSNNHRIQIFDVNGKVLSTVGGEGSDDGQFKFPRGVAVDDQGYIFVADSGNNRIQIFNPDGSFLKTFGSWGSGDSEFKGLEGVAIMSNGNILVCDRENHRVQVF
- the LOC117567331 gene encoding RING finger protein nhl-1 isoform X8, with the protein product MEQFEQLLTCCVCLDRYRIPKLLPCQHSFCMEPCMEGLVDYVRRQVKCPECRAEHRIPYNGVQAFPTNVTLQRFLELHIEITGELPDPTSGQIMERCGVCSEKAYLSHCAHCEKKICEDCKSAHMDILRREITRFNSQIRRSLHRLQDSLAIIEKNTMSLQTNAISVTEEIDEIYRRITKAIKDRSDQLKGEIDRYLAVELRNLMTLKENLDLEITNITSNCDIVDKYMNETVEWDDCELMDTKEIFLKTVEFLRHFEYENNDYSRRVRFLVSIDPNQLVMNLATFGDLNIAPHSTPGGSVSSSHLAPPTTLQPGLMRSKSDHRLATQFRQQEERGGYNDEPVLGGRKFGERPQRIAKDNNNSDRYGDRYGRSEYDYDNDYENEPASRAGKSSRFRSRFVRSHQNEDSDSEQQQQQRQQEIEKRKDRVLDSEDVSRGQLSGIIRLSDCSRVVQRLADIGKEKKEKKSDAAVAAQAAVQAAIQAQKAAMQRQQQKNQQSAAAPDEDELARQKRKTAASSGAASSTATDSSNEQRPNTERVTALKRGGQGGSEESDGGSSNQQAAASPVRSAATTARAESKPAVSAQVAAVKKTQRSGSSDSSASTESSASSAAAAAAAAASAAPSSSSSAQQKAASTARYSTTRESTAAATATPEKKPFVSRFLPQHSTPATTTNGADSKKKAAESESSTEEETSSESESESEAESKPKTSAATSSSSATKSTPSSAASSTTAATTSGSSYRDRLEARRASRDDTAATSRSSYATPSSTSSSGYGGSSSSSSATRTRPVPAPHHLSENEDRYGSGSGSSSALPLSIPYISRPYRARYRKRLADVTRQIK
- the LOC117567331 gene encoding RING finger protein nhl-1 isoform X7, giving the protein MEQFEQLLTCCVCLDRYRIPKLLPCQHSFCMEPCMEGLVDYVRRQVKCPECRAEHRIPYNGVQAFPTNVTLQRFLELHIEITGELPDPTSGQIMERCGVCSEKAYLSHCAHCEKKICEDCKSAHMDILRREITRFNSQIRRSLHRLQDSLAIIEKNTMSLQTNAISVTEEIDEIYRRITKAIKDRSDQLKGEIDRYLAVELRNLMTLKENLDLEITNITSNCDIVDKYMNETVEWDDCELMDTKEIFLKTVEFLRHFEYENNDYSRRVRFLVSIDPNQLVMNLATFGDLNIAPHSTPGGSVSSSHLAPPTTLQPGLMRSKSDHRLATQFRQQEERGGYNDEPVLGGRKFGERPQRIAKDNNNSDRYGDRYGRSEYDYDNDYENEPASRAGKSSRFRSRFVRSHQNEDSDSEQQQQQRQQEIEKRKDRVLDSEDVSRGQLSGIIRLSDCSRVVQRLADIGKEKKEKKSDAAVAAQAAVQAAIQAQKAAMQRQQQKNQQSAAAPDEDELARQKRKTAASSGAASSTATDSSNEQRPNTERVTALKRGGQGGSEESDGGSSNQQAAASPVRSAATTARAEADSATDSDATPTPTQQSKPAVSAQVAAVKKTQRSGSSDSSASTESSASSAAAAAAAAASAAPSSSSSAQQKAASTARYSTTRESTAAATATPEKKPFVSRFLPQHSTPATTTNGADSKKKAAESESSTEEETSSESESESEAESKPKTSAATSSSSATKSTPSSAASSTTAATTSGSSYRDRLEARRASRDDTAATSRSSYATPSSTSSSGYGGSSSSSSATRTRPVPAPHHLSENEDRYGSGSGSSSALPLSIPYISRPYRARYRKRLADVTRQIK